One genomic window of Caenorhabditis elegans chromosome I includes the following:
- the fce-1 gene encoding CAAX prenyl protease 1 homolog (Confirmed by transcript evidence): MDASCLFKALLATNWALFLWDQYITFRQYKAHKNAVKRPNEVKELIGEEDYKKARDYKIDNHLFGFFHSWFNQLLLTAQLIGGYYPFLWYATASYPLHVAVFLSINSIIETIIDLPWDLYSTFIIEDAHGFNKQTIGFYFVDKIKKMLVGFALTMPIVYGIEWIIVNGGPYFFVYIWLFVSVVVLLLMTIYPTFIAPLFDKYFPLPDGDLKTKIEQLAASLSYPLTELYVVNGSKRSAHSNAYMYGFWKNKRIVLYDTLLSGAEKEKVHELYVAAGEKIEETENDKKRGMNNDEVVAVLGHELGHWALWHTLINLVITEVNLFFSFAVFGYFYKWEALYQGFGYHDTPPVIGMMLIFQFVLALYNQLASIGMVIHSRSAEFGADEFAANLGHGENLIGALTKLGVDNLSMPINDSLYSWCTHTHPPVVERVAAVRAFQAKNK, translated from the exons ATGGACGCAAGTTGTCTATTCAAAGCACTTTTAGCCACAAATTGGGCACTATTTTTATGGGATCAGTACATCACATTTCGACAGTACAA agctcaTAAAAATGCTGTAAAACGTCCCAATGAAGTCAAAGAACTTATTGGAGAAGAAGATTATAAGAAGGCCAGAGACtataaaattgataatcaTTTATTCGGATTCTTCCATAGTTGGTTTAATCAGCTTCTCCTCACG gcacAATTGATTGGAGGATATTATCCATTCCTTTGGTACGCAACGGCTAGTTATCCATTGCATGTGGCTGTATTTCTCTCAATAAACTCAATAATTGAAACAATCATCGATTTACCTTGGGATCTATATTCCACTTTTATTATCGAAGATGCCCATGGATTCAATAAACAAACTATTGGATTCTATTTCGTTgacaaaattaagaaaatgcTCGTCGGATTTGCTCTCACTATGCCAATCGTTTATGGAATTGAATGGATTATTGTCAATGGTGGACCATACTTCTTTGTCTATATTTGGTTATTTGTTTCTGTTGTTGTGCTACTTTTGATGACCATTTATCCAACTTTCATCGCTCCACTCTTCGACAAATATTTCCCATTGCCTGATGGAGATCTCAAgacgaaaattgaacaattagCTGCTTCTCTCAGTTATCCATTAACTGAACTTTACGTTGTCAATGGCTCAAAACGCTCGGCTCACTCCAATGCTTACATGTATGGATTCTGGAAGAACAAGCGCATTGTGCTCTATGATACTTTGCTAAGTGGAGCTGAAAAGGAGAAAGTACATGAATTGTATGTGGCAGCTGGagagaaaatcgaagaaactGAAAACGACAAAAAGAGAGGAATGAACAACGATGAAGTTGTGGCCGTTCTGGGCCATGAATTGGGTCATTGGGCTTTATGGCACACTTTGATCAATCTTGTCATCA ctgaagtCAACTTGTTCTTCtcttttgcagtttttggatACTTTTATAAATGGGAAGCCCTCTATCAA ggaTTCGGCTATCACGATACTCCACCAGTCATTGGCATGATGCTCATCTTCCAATTTGTCCTCGCTCTCTACAATCAACTCGCTAGTATTGGAATGGTTATTCACTCCCGTTCTGCTGAATTTGGAGCTGACGAGTTTGCTGCTAACCTCGGACACGGAGAAAATCTTATTGGAGCTTTGACCAAGCTTGGTGTTGACAATCTGTCGATGCCTATCAATGACTCACTCTACTCATGGTGCACTCACACACATCCTCCAGTTGTTGAAAGAGTAGCTGCTGTTAGAGCCTTCCAGGcaaagaataaataa
- the C04F12.8 gene encoding Protein-tyrosine-phosphatase (Confirmed by transcript evidence) has protein sequence MSRNVGVLGQMSEINDHLYLSGAGVLKPDKIKQRKINMIVNATTEEPSTYMQGVDTMKIRIEDHPYARLSEHFDVVADKIRNVKERGGKTLVHCMAGVSRSASLVMIYLVKHEHMTLRQAYHYVKAARPIIRPNVGFWKQMVDYEKRLRGTASVKMVQTPECDMPIPDVYADDIRRMQINREISRHSLPSAQSSASKQRAFSASTYRPSVSSASSLATSSLRRAYSPSSLPASSLALTTSYSLFSPAPTRKPRQSLFSMYSTSPRHNFFSAF, from the exons atgtcGAGGAATGTTGGTGTTCTCGGacaaatgtctgaaattaatGATCATCTGTATCTTTCGGGTGCCGGAGTTTTGAAGCCagataaaattaaacaaagaaaaattaatatgatTGTAAATGCAACCACTGAAGAGCCATCCACGTATATGCAAG GAGTTGACAcaatgaaaattcgaattgaaGATCATCCATATGCAAGGCTCAGTGAGCATTTTGATGTTGTTGCTGACAAAATCCGTAATGTTAAG gaacgAGGCGGAAAAACACTTGTACATTGCATGGCTGGAGTATCAAGATCAGCTTCATTGGTAATGATTTATTTGGTAAAACACGAACATATGACTCTCCGACAAGCATATCACTACGTCAAAGCAGCTCGACCAATTATTCGTCCAAATGTTGGATTCTGGAAACAAATGGTTGATTATGAGAAACGATTGAGAGGAACAGCATCAGTTAAAATGGTTCAGACACCGGAATGTGATATGCCAATTCCAGATGTTTATGCAGATGATATAAGAAGAATGCAGATTAATAGGGAGATCAGTAGGCATTCATTGCCTTCTGCACAGAGCTCCGCGAGCAAGCAGAGAGCTTTTTCAGCAAG TACATACCGTCCATCCGTATCATCTGCCTCATCCCTTGCCACATCATCACTTCGTCGAGCATACAGTCCATCATCACTTCCGGCTTCAAGTCTTGCTCTTACCACTTCATACAGTCTCTTTTCTCCTGCTCCAACAAGAAAACCACGTCAAAGTCTATTCTCAATGTACTCAACTTCGCCACGTCACAACTTTTTCTCGGCATTTTAA
- the C04F12.12 gene encoding Retrovirus-related Pol polyprotein from transposon TNT 1-94 (Confirmed by transcript evidence), with amino-acid sequence MAYVKSFYMDASLESDADVLPATESDVFEAQFIADVPLNSDAIARIIDSQLAFEQSNQVVSDYCTEKPVELENPNQLAMNNSVMDNQQYFAPPKTDSSHYAWNTNDVVSSHHQYAAQSPNIYTNDYHTSEPSDYVYM; translated from the coding sequence ATGGCATACGTCAAGAGCTTCTACATGGATGCTAGTTTGGAGAGCGACGCCGACGTTCTTCCAGCAACGGAGAGTGACGTGTTCGAGGCACAATTCATTGCCGATGTCCCACTGAACAGCGATGCAATTGCCCGTATCATTGATTCTCAACTCGCGTTTGAGCAAAGCAATCAGGTGGTTTCGGACTATTGCACCGAGAAGCCAGTGGAGCTTGAAAATCCAAATCAGCTGGCAATGAATAACTCAGTTATGGACAATCAGCAATACTTTGCACCGCCAAAAACTGATTCGTCCCACTATGCATGGAACACGAATGACGTTGTCTCTTCTCATCATCAATATGCTGCACAGAGTCCAAACATCTACACCAACGACTATCATACCAGTGAACCATCTGATTATGTCTATATgtga
- the C04F12.16 gene encoding Transposase (Confirmed by transcript evidence) produces the protein MPPTRCSTNYLEKTTSIKEFHLRQMMNQIEPGIERTYGRWTKWDGSIANGWMAVLSKAFQLELWM, from the exons ATGCCGCCAACAAGATGTTCAACGAACTACCTGGAGAAGACAACATCGATTAAAg AGTTCCACCTTCGACAGATGATGAATCAAATCGAACCCGGAATCGAACGGACGTACGGCAGATGGACCAAATGGGATGGCTCGATAGCAAATGGCTGGATGGCAGTACTTTCAAAGGCATTTCAATTGGAACTTTGGATGTGA
- the rnh-1.3 gene encoding RNase H type-1 domain-containing protein (Confirmed by transcript evidence) has protein sequence MPYDFYTDGSALGNGQQGSRGGYGVHVPSDTSKNVSGSYPHGPQTNNRYELEAIKHATQMARDVPDSHVRIHTDSKNAKDSVTKWNDNWKSNGYKTSSGQDVKNQDLIRDIDRNVQALKHSGKTVEFEHVRGHSNRMYI, from the exons atgccGTACGACTTCTACACCGACGGTTCCGCTCTCGGAAACGGCCAACAAGGCTCCAGAGGAGGCTATGGAGTTCACGTTCCAAGTG ATACATCGAAGAATGTGAGTGGCTCTTATCCACACGGACCACAAACCAACAATCGATATGAGCTGGAAGCCATCAAGCACGCCACCCAAAtg GCTCGTGATGTTCCAGACAGCCACGTGAGAATCCACACTGATTCCAAGAACGCGAAGGATTCTGTCACCAAATGGAATGACAACTGGAAGTCGAATGGCTACAAAACTTCTTCGGGACAAGATGTGAAGAATCAGGATCTCATCAGAGATATCGACCGCAATGTTCAAGCGCTCAAGCATAGTGGAAAG acTGTCGAGTTCGAGCATGTCCGCGGACATAGCAATAGAATGTACATTTGA
- the C04F12.7 gene encoding Membrane-associated protein (Confirmed by transcript evidence): protein MGCLSSIEAPLCAVITVIFLVSGLYSTAYKVAGSKTVLDETALDTKDMLMTALALMSLIGLCSTRRAFGVFTLLFMMHAFVFSAFHLAHTIALFIKSFDSPCQYLKTPSTGTLNSDICHAVNGVTLVCAVISMIATALASMAVFIRLTTVVVKISDKRVMATSRSFDNSMPQLISRKSIESEKEEDCLETPRRKMGQADIFV from the exons ATGGGATGCTTATCGTCAATTGAAGCACCACTTTGTGCTGTCATCACTGTCATCTTCCTAGTCAGTGGTCTCTACTCAACTGCATACAAAGTTGCCGGATCAAAAACGGTACTCGATGAGACTGCTCTGGATACTAAAG ATATGTTGATGACCGCATTGGCACTCATGTCACTCATTGGACTCTGCTCAACTCGTCGTGCATTTGGTGTCTTCACTCTTCTCTTCATGATGCATGCATTTGTATTCTCAGCTTTCCATCTTGCACATACAATTGCACTCTTCATTAAATCATTCGATTCTCCATGTCAATATCTGAAAACTCCCTCAACTGGAACACTTAATTCGGATATCTGTCATGCTGTTAATGGAGTTACTCTGGTGTGTGCAGTGATTTCAATGATTGCTACT gCTCTTGCCAGTATGGCCGTCTTCATTCGTCTCACTACAGTCGTCGTCAAAATTTCGGATAAGAGAGTTATGGCAACAAGTCGTTCATTTGACAACTCAATGCCACAATTAATCAGTAGAAAGTCAATTGAATCggagaaagaagaagattgTTTGGAGACACcaagaagaaaaatgggacAAGCTGATATCTTTGTGtga